TTAATTTCGGCATACGAAAAACAAGGTGGAGAAGTATGGGATAAACTGTTTGAACAAGCAGTTGAACGAGCTGCTGCCGCACCTCTAGCTTATGGATATTTTGCTTTAGAAACACAAGATGAAATTCATCTTAGTTCTGCAAAATTACAGTTAGGTGTTGAGTAGATTTTTTTTAGTAGGGGCTGACACCTTAATCGGGTCAGCTCCCTATTATTTCAAGGGATGTTTATCTATTAGCGTTGTTGTGTAGCCTTGCAGCTAACGGTTTACGGCTTGGTGCTGTGGCGGCCTTTTAGTACTGTGGTTGAATAAAATTACTATCGTTCAATTGAGCACATCTGTTCAATAGAAATCCGTCACCCGCCATTTCGCCAAACCGATGTTAGCGGTAGTTTTTTCTTATTTCATGTAGGATTTCTTTCATTTTTGGTTCAATATTTAGTTCGTCAAATAGTTTTTCCGATAAATTTAATGAGTTTTCAAAAGCTAAAATTATATTTTTAGGATTTAAATCCGATGTTACTGTTTTATACGCAAAATACCAAGTCGTATCAATATCCTTTTCAAGACTTTTAGTTGGACTTTCCCAATGTTGGGTTTTGTTTGTTCTTGCTCTAATAAGCCAAAGCAAATATTTCTGAACATTTGATAAACTATGATGAGCATGAGCAAATTCTTCTCGCTTAATTAAGTTGCTTGTTGTCAGTATAACATTCAGTAATGATTGACTTAACCACAAGATGTTTTCATTTGTTATTCTTTCGGGCGATTTCGTTTTGATTTGATTTAGTGTTTTCGTTAAATGTCCGTCTTTGTCGATTAGGTTCATTTGGTCAAAATCGCTAAATGCAACAATTCCGTCCCAAGATTTGATAATTTCAATTTCCTCCGTTTTTAAAAAATGAAATTCGCCTCTGACCATATTCTCAAAAATAGCAACTTCGCTTCCATATTCATTTGTAAAATATAATGCCACAGGATGAATTTGATTTACCCATTTTTCCGACGAGAAATTTTCTTTATTTTTTAAAAAGATGTAAAATTCGATATCAGAATATTTATCTCCTTCGCTTTTAGTAAATGAACCATACATAAAAACAGCGGAAACATTTTCGTCTTGTTGAGCTATAGATTTTGTTTTGTTAATCATTTGTAACTGCGTCATTTCTTCTAATTTTTAAAAGTTGATAATAGAAATTCTCACTGCTTTTTGAAAGCAATAAAAAAGTTTCACTTTTTTTATTTTGAACATTTACTTATAGCTTCATCGGATTATATTTTTTTATGTTCAACATTCTGTTTGGTAAAATTACCGCTAACATAGTAATTTACGAAGTAAATAATAGAAAAGTTTCGTGAAATATTCCCTATATCCGTATTTCGTGTAATTACTTTGTTAAAAGTAATAAATTCTTTGATAGTCTATATTATCTAAATAACATTTGTATGAATAGCGAGGTTTTTATTTAAAATTTTTAAATTCTCAATCATGGATCACGAAACTCTACAATTGATACTTTATTAATCTATTTCATTACTTAACATAATTCTTATTATAGCCTTTATTTTTTGGTGCAAATCATTGATTTACAAATAGTGCCGAATCAGATAAACGAAAATCAAAAAAGAAGTGCTTTGTAGCCCTCTGTTTGCGTTGAAATGGAGTTATCCTATACAGACAAATAAAGCCTTGATTTTATAAAATCAAAGCTTTATTTGAAAAGATCAGAGTGAGTACCTGTTCTAACTAATTCTAGAAGCATTATTTCTGAATCTTCATTCCAGATTAAAAGTAAGTCAGGTTTTACATGGCATTCCCAATATCCTTTATATTCTCCTTTTAATTTATGAGGTTTATGTTTCTTGCTAATTCCTTTATTCCCTTGTTCGGCAAGATTATTTAAAAAACTTTGTAAAATTTCAAAGTCAGAATTACTACGTTTTTTTAGTAATTTCAAGTCTTTTATGAATTTATTAGAAGCGACTATTTTAAACATTATTTATATGCTTTTAAACAACTCGTCAACGCTATTAAATTTTATTCCATTACCTTTTTTAAGCTCGTTCATAGCTTCTATAGTATCTTCATTAGGCTCATTATGATTCAAGGCTTGTGAAATAATAGTTTCTAATAAATTGCTAATACTTCTATTTTCTTTTTTTGCACGCTTCTCTATTTTTAAATAAAGATCTCTATTTAATCTTAAAGAAGTTGCTCTTTTTGATTCTTTTGTATTCATAACACATCTATTTAAATACAAATTTAATGCTTTTTCAATTCATCTATAATAGATAACTGGTTTTTCACAGCATCTTTTTTCTTTTTAACCTCTTTTTCAATTGTAATAGAATGTTCATTTCCATGATTGAAAAGTATATACTCTATATATTTCTTCAAACTCATTCCATTGGAACTAGCAAGGATAGATAACCTACGCTCAGTTTCTAAATCCAAGTCAATTAATTTACGCTTCATTATTGATCTAATCCTTTTTCTTTTGCTTCAATAAAATTGCGTTGTTTAATAGTATCTAACATTATTCGTTCATTAATGGCTTTCTCTGAAATAGATTCTATTAGTTTTTCGTGTAATATTAATTGCTTCGTATATGCAGATTTATGATATTCTAATTCATTTAAAAGTGTGGTCAAATTCTCTTTAGAATCTTCTAATTGCTTTTTTAATAAAGGGTATTCAGTTAGTCTTTTTTGAAATTCTATATATTCATCTTCTGTAAAGTACTCTGTAATTCCGTTGTCGTTATCTGTCGTTAAGTTGTCGTTATTGTGTCGTTGGATTAAGATGTTGAATACATCTTCTTCAAACGAGACTTCTTTATTTGATTTATCAAAAATCTTATCGATATATCTTTGAGCTGTGCGTTTACTTATATTTAAGGCTTTTGATAGGTCGTCTGACGTGTATTTTTGATTCATGTTTTCAAGTTATTTAAGCTGTCGTTATGTTGTCGCTATTTTGTGTTTGTAAAATCCCTTGTTTAATATAAACGTTTATTATACAAGGGATAAAATGTAATTTTTAGTGTCGTTAAGTTGTCGTTATATTGTCGCTATTTATTTATTTGAATATTTTTTATCTAAAATTTGATCTATTTTATTTTTTAATGAACCTATTAAATAAGCCTTTAAATTCTTTATTTCATAAAGTATAGATTGTTCTTTTAGATCTACTAAAAAATCCAACAACTCTTCTTCTGATAAGTTGTTATATAAAGTCTCAAATAAATTAAGATTATTACTTAATTCTTTGTCTGTAAACTCGTAATTATATTTTAGATAATCCTCTATGTTTTTAGGGATAAACCAACGATTAGACATTTGTTTTAAAACCTTTTGTTTTTTAATGCTTTCATCTTCAAATTGTGGTTGATGAACTGGGATAAATCGAATACTTGTTATTTTTCGACCTGTTTTAATTAAGTCGTAGTGAAATGTATATGGTGAACATTTATCAAGTTCTTTTTTTGCAGGTATGATAACCTTATTAATAAAATTAGTAGTTAGTTTATATTTATTTTCTAGTCCAAATATTTCTTTAAGGGTTTCTATAGAGTAATTAATAGGTGTTTTTTGATTTGAAAAAAGTTCATAAAATCTCATAGAATAAACACTTTCAAATTTCATAGCAGTTGCTAACTCATATTTTCTATATCCTTTAGAAAAGTCCATAAGAGTTTGATATATCCAATCTGTAATAAAAAACGAAACAGATTGAGAATATTTATTAATTCTTACTTTAAAAATAATTCCATCACTTTTGTACTCATTCTCATCTTCATAGGAAATTACTTTTCTCTGTAGACTTTTTAAAGCATTTTTTACTCTTGTATGATTTTTATCTTCTTCTCCGTTTAGGAATGAAGATATTGGTAATGTGTATTTAACATCATCATAAATATCTTTTTCAATGGAATAGTTTTGATTTAGTTTTTTACTTTCAATTAAGTTTTGATTTAACTCTATGATTCGGTATAAAATTCTCTTTTCATAAACAGAATAATCGTATTTTGCTGTAGTTAAGATATAAGATTGTAACACCTCTTTATTTTTAATATTCATAGTAGTTATTATTACCTGATGAATACAAATATAATCAAATATTACTTACAAATCACAAGTAATAGTAAGTATTCAAAAAGTAATAATAAGGCGATTAAAAAGTATTCGAAAAGTAATAGTAGAGTATTCAAAAAGTAATAGTTCGTGTTTTTTAAATCCTTGTAAAAACTATGATAATCAAAATATTATTCGTTTTTTGTCATAAGCCGATAAGTAATGTTAGATAAGCTATGTTTAATTAATACAAAAACATAGTGTTTTTTTTAGTCTTTTAAGGGTTAATTTTTCTATGAAAAATCGAAACTTGCCTCCTTATTTTAAACTCGCTGAATTCGTTAGAGTGGAAAAAACAAAACAAAAAAAGGATTCAGCAGACCGCAGGTCGCACCAGGGGGCGGCGATTTTTATTCTTTAAAGGTTTAGTCTATTTAAATAATAGCTCAAAATGGTGATTATTTCAATTCTGAGCTTACTTTTCATTTTTTATAGTATTATACATGTTTTGAATAGTTAAAGTTGTTTAAAACGCATTATTTCAAATTTTTCATATTAGACTTTTTCTTCACTTGATTTTTTATCGAAAAAATCTGTAAAAAATAGCTTCAAAAATTCGTTAAAAAACAAATTAACAATATTGTAAATGAAATAATAAAATTAATTCTGTTGGATTTTTGTTTTATTGATGTTGTGTATTGTAAATAAGTAAGTTACAAATGTTAAAGTCGGCTCAAAATTTGGCGAAAACGAGGCTAAATACTAACTTACTAAGAATTGAGAGGTCAAGAGGTGTGCTTGTCAGTACAAAATTCCGCTTTCGCTCCATTTTTCACTGCCTACGCACCTCTTGTTTTCTCCCTTTGGTCAAAAAGGATTCGCTATCGCTCAATATTAGAAATTTATGAAAGAATACTTTGAAAAGAAAACCGAAAAAATACAACTGCGTTTAACATCATTTGAAAAAAAAATATTAAAAATAAAAGCAGAAGATAGCGGATTAACCCTATCTGAATTTGTTTTAAGTTCTGCCCTTAATCGTCAAATCAAACCCCCAATGACTTCGGAGGAATTGGACAGTTATAAAACCTTAAAACAATATCAGACCAATTTTGCACGAATATCAAACCTAATCAAAGGGAAAGAAAAAGGTTTGAATGAAGAAATTGAACAAACAATTAAGTTAATCAATCAACACCTAAAAACTATTGTCAATGGTAAGTAAAGGTTCAGCAACAAAAGGAAGTGCACAAGCAATTGACTACATTATGAACGATAAAGAAAAAGGTCAAGCAGTAGAACTTGACCGCAATTTAATTTCGGGAAATAATGGCAATGAAATAATCGCAGAATTTAGAGAAATCCAACAATTCAACCATAATTGCAGTAACAACACCTACAGCATTGTTTTAAGCCCAAGTGAAGAAAAAAAACATTGGAGCAATGAAGAATTAAAAGACTTTGGACAGGCCCATCTTAAAAATTTAGGATTAGAAAATAATCAGTACTTAATGACTGCCCATCGAAGTACAAAACACCCTCATATACACATTATTTGTAATCGAATAGATTTAGATGGCAATGCTCATAGCGACCAATTTATCTCTAAAAAGTGTCAAGAAAGTGCCGAGAAAATAGCCCAAGAAAAAGGCTTAATTACCGCAAAAGAAATGGCACAATTAAAGCAAATTGAACTAAAACCCTTAAAAAAAGAAATACACCAAGCTCACGAATTTGCAAAAGAGAAATCCAACAATTTTAACGAATACAAGGATTATATGTATTCTAAAGGCATAGAAGTTCAACCAACCGTCAATAAAAATGGAGAAATGCAAGGCTATAGGCTTAAACACAGAGAAAGTGAGTTAAATTTTAAAGCCTCTGAAATCCATAAAAACGTTGGTTTAAAAGACTTAATTGAAAATAGGGTAACAATTGATAGTAAATTAAGCAAACCACTTGAAAACATAAGGCAAAATCTTCCTACTGAAAAGATTTTGGAAGAAGTACAAGAGTTAAAAATAACAAAATCAAGAAGTAGAGGACTAAGTTTATAATTATGGTAACAAGAAAACAAATAGGAACAGAACAGTTGGCGAAAGTTTTAGAGTTTACACTTGAAGAACTTCGCAAAGATTTAGCCGTTAATAAAACAACGACAGAGCAAATTCAAAGGCGTTTTTTAGAACGTTTGGAAGAAAACTATAACAGAGAGTTAAAAATCAATTTAGACCCCTTTATTACAGCTAATAATAGCTTTAATTCTAATTTGAAAAGTACCATTGAAAACGAACAAGCTTTTTTAAGCCGTTTTAAGGATGATTTATTTAAAAATATACAAGAATATATCAAGACATCAGAACGTCAAGCAGAAGAGTTGAAAACAGTAAAAAAAGATATAAATTTCACATACATCGGTTTAGGATTAATTCTTTTAGCTGTTGTTTTCTTTTATTTCACTTATTCAATCGGATTTAAAAATAAATCAGATATACGAGAAGAATACAAAAAAGAACTTATCCAAAACGGGCAGTATAATACCCAAGAAAATGCAATCTTTTTAGAGAAATTTAATAAATGGATTAAAAAGAATCCGAAAGACTTTGAAAAATTAAGCAATGAAATTGATAAAACAACGGATTAACTTCTTTTTGACCTGTTTGAATAATCAAACTTCAACGCAAACAGGGGGCTGTAGATCATATATTTTTTTGTTTGTATTTATCCAATTCGGCACTGCTTCAAAATCAGCTAAATGCAACAAAAAATAGAGGCTATAATAACACTTATGTTAAATATTAAAAAATAGATTGATTATTTAATTTTATTATCGTAATATTGCGATGTTAAATATTTAGATATGGGTATTACTAAAACAGAATTTTTCACAGATGAACAAAATAAATTATCTATTTTGTTTAAAGTATTAGGACATCCAGCTCGTATTGCAATTATACAACATATAATCAATCAAAAAGCTTGTATATGTAATGATTTAGTAGATGAACTAGGTTTAGCACAGGCTACTATTTCTCAGCATTTAAAGGAATTAAAAAGTATA
The DNA window shown above is from Empedobacter falsenii and carries:
- the lnu(H) gene encoding lincosamide nucleotidyltransferase Lnu(H), producing the protein MTQLQMINKTKSIAQQDENVSAVFMYGSFTKSEGDKYSDIEFYIFLKNKENFSSEKWVNQIHPVALYFTNEYGSEVAIFENMVRGEFHFLKTEEIEIIKSWDGIVAFSDFDQMNLIDKDGHLTKTLNQIKTKSPERITNENILWLSQSLLNVILTTSNLIKREEFAHAHHSLSNVQKYLLWLIRARTNKTQHWESPTKSLEKDIDTTWYFAYKTVTSDLNPKNIILAFENSLNLSEKLFDELNIEPKMKEILHEIRKNYR
- a CDS encoding type II toxin-antitoxin system RelE/ParE family toxin: MFKIVASNKFIKDLKLLKKRSNSDFEILQSFLNNLAEQGNKGISKKHKPHKLKGEYKGYWECHVKPDLLLIWNEDSEIMLLELVRTGTHSDLFK
- a CDS encoding replication initiation protein produces the protein MNIKNKEVLQSYILTTAKYDYSVYEKRILYRIIELNQNLIESKKLNQNYSIEKDIYDDVKYTLPISSFLNGEEDKNHTRVKNALKSLQRKVISYEDENEYKSDGIIFKVRINKYSQSVSFFITDWIYQTLMDFSKGYRKYELATAMKFESVYSMRFYELFSNQKTPINYSIETLKEIFGLENKYKLTTNFINKVIIPAKKELDKCSPYTFHYDLIKTGRKITSIRFIPVHQPQFEDESIKKQKVLKQMSNRWFIPKNIEDYLKYNYEFTDKELSNNLNLFETLYNNLSEEELLDFLVDLKEQSILYEIKNLKAYLIGSLKNKIDQILDKKYSNK
- a CDS encoding plasmid mobilization protein encodes the protein MKEYFEKKTEKIQLRLTSFEKKILKIKAEDSGLTLSEFVLSSALNRQIKPPMTSEELDSYKTLKQYQTNFARISNLIKGKEKGLNEEIEQTIKLINQHLKTIVNGK
- a CDS encoding relaxase/mobilization nuclease domain-containing protein codes for the protein MVSKGSATKGSAQAIDYIMNDKEKGQAVELDRNLISGNNGNEIIAEFREIQQFNHNCSNNTYSIVLSPSEEKKHWSNEELKDFGQAHLKNLGLENNQYLMTAHRSTKHPHIHIICNRIDLDGNAHSDQFISKKCQESAEKIAQEKGLITAKEMAQLKQIELKPLKKEIHQAHEFAKEKSNNFNEYKDYMYSKGIEVQPTVNKNGEMQGYRLKHRESELNFKASEIHKNVGLKDLIENRVTIDSKLSKPLENIRQNLPTEKILEEVQELKITKSRSRGLSL
- a CDS encoding ArsR/SmtB family transcription factor, which produces MGITKTEFFTDEQNKLSILFKVLGHPARIAIIQHIINQKACICNDLVDELGLAQATISQHLKELKSIGIIQGNIEGKSVCYCIDENIWNEIKNKLISFFNQNVNINQCC